The following proteins come from a genomic window of Lentisphaerota bacterium:
- a CDS encoding prepilin-type N-terminal cleavage/methylation domain-containing protein, translating to MQQAKGHRRLFQNPLWGVCKREVRIIEHVAHERIPILNTGGSCKTPSVRAWHGHLARVSRAGRPCHGGFSLVEILIAVTLLLVIVMMISMVFQQASGAWASGSSQAKSESAIRATLGSVERDLLNAVDARDYSSPAANPSASGTPNLSFIAFQHLYNHQSPRLSGRHPCLITYSFADGLLERSMRPMNANGTWGTSNILASINSGMPLTGLTFTSVPRPSDPGGLPLRVDIRAEAPRVSKLFTISGRSFGKNKTDDSGDGDDIVVGGKL from the coding sequence ATGCAACAGGCCAAAGGTCATCGGAGGCTCTTTCAAAACCCCCTCTGGGGTGTTTGCAAGAGAGAAGTCAGAATAATTGAACACGTTGCCCATGAGAGGATTCCCATTCTGAATACCGGAGGCTCTTGCAAAACCCCGTCAGTACGGGCGTGGCACGGGCATCTTGCCCGTGTTTCACGGGCGGGACGCCCGTGCCACGGGGGGTTTTCCCTGGTCGAGATCCTCATCGCGGTCACCTTGCTGCTCGTCATCGTCATGATGATCTCGATGGTCTTCCAGCAGGCCAGCGGCGCGTGGGCGTCGGGTTCCTCGCAGGCCAAGTCCGAGAGCGCGATCCGCGCGACGCTCGGCAGCGTGGAGCGCGACCTCCTCAACGCGGTTGACGCGCGGGATTATTCTTCTCCTGCAGCGAATCCATCCGCCTCAGGGACCCCCAACCTCTCCTTCATCGCCTTTCAACACCTGTACAACCACCAGAGTCCACGGCTCTCCGGACGCCATCCCTGTCTCATCACCTACTCGTTCGCGGACGGGTTGCTGGAGCGATCCATGAGGCCCATGAACGCGAACGGCACCTGGGGAACATCCAACATTCTCGCGTCCATCAACAGCGGCATGCCCCTCACCGGTCTCACCTTCACCTCCGTACCCCGACCGTCAGACCCCGGTGGCCTGCCGCTGCGGGTGGACATCCGGGCCGAGGCCCCCCGGGTCAGCAAACTCTTCACGATCAGCGGACGCAGCTTCGGCAAGAACAAGACCGACGATTCGGGCGACGGCGACGATATTGTGGTCGGCGGAAAATTATGA
- a CDS encoding prepilin-type N-terminal cleavage/methylation domain-containing protein, translated as MKATNTHFLAATAIGMQGGDVFPEPRTLNPPLAPTGAPTPSCRRHSGFSLIEVTLALLVVGVGLVALLGLFPVGLRESGLATADTTQSIFANGVLNAIHANAGEITTWANWTAPAATAFTAGIPNITAGGVQTINNANGIPGNTIRYQLEIGSVPGYADKIRYAAIRVSENRFSNLNRNPVYYTEFRYEGE; from the coding sequence TTGAAAGCGACGAACACACATTTTCTGGCGGCGACAGCAATCGGGATGCAGGGCGGGGACGTTTTCCCTGAACCCCGAACCCTGAACCCTCCGCTTGCGCCAACCGGCGCCCCTACCCCATCGTGCCGCCGCCACAGCGGCTTCTCCCTCATCGAGGTCACCCTGGCGCTCCTGGTCGTGGGTGTCGGCCTCGTCGCCCTCCTCGGCCTCTTCCCGGTTGGACTTCGCGAAAGCGGACTGGCCACGGCCGACACGACCCAGTCGATCTTCGCCAACGGCGTTCTCAACGCCATCCATGCCAACGCGGGCGAGATCACCACCTGGGCGAACTGGACGGCCCCCGCTGCGACGGCCTTTACGGCGGGAATCCCGAACATCACCGCTGGCGGGGTCCAGACCATCAACAATGCCAACGGCATTCCCGGGAACACCATCCGCTATCAATTGGAGATTGGTTCTGTGCCCGGGTATGCGGACAAGATCCGCTACGCCGCAATCCGCGTCTCCGAAAACAGATTCTCCAACCTCAACAGGAACCCGGTCTATTACACCGAGTTTCGGTACGAGGGGGAGTGA
- a CDS encoding prepilin-type N-terminal cleavage/methylation domain-containing protein → MKRRSLLQNPLWHGRLAHESRARCPCHFGWQGFCKRLERKGFDSMKQEQGRGGFTLVEMLVVITIIGILMGVLGTSLIQARNHARRTKSETQLREMITAFITYYNAYGAWPDGLGNSSTEVLVTEAMLEPLITTNNNLGLVLLNKTFTTIERDNSMSLYGDVYYLDPWDQPYRLKTSADAAVTNQIAQTISVWFPNKDRSWEE, encoded by the coding sequence ATGAAGCGGAGGAGTCTCTTGCAAAACCCCTTGTGGCATGGGCGTCTCGCCCATGAATCACGGGCAAGATGCCCGTGCCACTTTGGCTGGCAGGGGTTTTGCAAGCGCCTCGAGAGAAAAGGTTTTGATAGCATGAAACAGGAACAAGGACGCGGCGGCTTCACCCTCGTGGAAATGCTGGTGGTGATTACGATCATCGGCATTCTCATGGGCGTGCTCGGCACCTCGCTCATCCAGGCCCGCAACCACGCGCGCCGGACCAAGAGCGAGACGCAGCTTCGTGAAATGATCACGGCCTTCATCACGTATTACAACGCCTACGGCGCGTGGCCCGACGGATTGGGAAACAGCAGCACGGAAGTGCTTGTCACCGAGGCGATGCTTGAGCCGCTGATCACCACGAACAACAACCTCGGGCTGGTCCTCCTGAACAAAACGTTCACCACGATCGAGCGGGACAATAGCATGAGCCTCTACGGAGACGTCTATTACCTCGACCCGTGGGATCAGCCGTATCGGCTCAAAACGTCAGCGGATGCCGCCGTCACCAACCAGATTGCGCAGACCATCAGCGTCTGGTTCCCCAACAAGGACAGGAGTTGGGAGGAATAG